The Sesamum indicum cultivar Zhongzhi No. 13 linkage group LG2, S_indicum_v1.0, whole genome shotgun sequence genome contains a region encoding:
- the LOC105156028 gene encoding glutamine-dependent NAD(+) synthetase: MRLLKVATCNLNQWAMDFDCNITNIKESICRAKEAGAVIRLGPELEITGYGCEDHFMELDTVNHAWDCLKELLLGDWTDDILCSFGMPVIKGSERYNCQVLCLNRKIVMIRPKMWLANDGNYRELRWFTAWKQKEHLEDFLLPNDISEALSQTTVPFGYGYIQFLDTAVAAEVCEELFSPIPPHAELALNGVEVYLNASGSHHQLRKLDLRLRSFIGATHTRGGVYMYSNHQGCDGGRLYYDGCSCIVVNGDVVAQGSQFSLKDVELVVAQVDLDAVASLRGSISSFQEQASCKPKVSSVAVHYKLCQPFKLQMSLSSPLKIQYHSPEEEIAFGPGCWLWDYLRRSGASGFLLPLSGGADSSSVAAIVGCMCQLVVKEISNGDEQVKADAIRIGHYTDGQFPTDSKEFARRIFYTVFMGSENSSNATRTRAKVLAEEIGSWHLDVSIDGVVSALLSLFETLTGKRPRYKVDGGSNIENLGLQNIQARIRMVLAFMLASLLPWVHRKPGFYLVLGSSNVDEGLRGYLTKYDCSSADINPIGSISKQDLRRFLRWAAVHLGYSSLAEVEAAPPTAELEPIRSDYSQLDEVDMGMTYEELSVYGRLRKIFRCGPVSMFKNLCYKWGTKLTPSEIADKVKHFFKYYSINRHKMTVLTPSYHAESYSPEDNRFDLRQFLYNASWPYQFRKIDELVQQLDGDRVAITKSTDQVNAGVTVDGGMGVVAAGSGNPSAGV, encoded by the exons ATGAGGCTTCTGAAGGTTGCGACGTGCAACTTGAATCAATGGGCGATGGATTTCGATTGCAATATAACGAATATCAAGGAGTCGATTTGTAGGGCTAAAGAAGCCGGCGCCGTAATTCGGCTCGGCCCGGAACTTGAAATCACTGGCTATGGCTGTGAAGACCATTTCATGGAACTCGACACCGTCAACCATGC GTGGGACTGCTTAAAAGAATTATTGCTTGGTGATTGGACGGACGACATATTGTGCAGTTTTGGCATGCCGGTTATCAAGGGGTCAGAGCGTTACAATTGTCAAGTCCTGTGCCTGAATAGAAAAATAGTAATGATACGCCCAAAGATGTGGCTTGCAAATGATGGAAACTACAGGGAGCTTAGATGGTTTACAGCATGGAAGCAGAAAGAGCATCTTGAAGACTTTCTACTTCCAAATGATATATCTGAGGCTCTGTCACAAACAACCGTACCTTTTGGCTACGGATATATTCAGTTTCTAGACAC AGCTGTTGCAGCTGAAGTGTGCGAGGAACTTTTTAGTCCTATTCCCCCCCATGCTGAGCTTGCATTGAATGGCGTTGAAGTCTATCTGAATGCCAGTGGAAGTCATCATCAGTTACGAAAACTTGACCTTCGCCTCCGTTCTTTTATAGGTGCTACACATACCCGGGGAGGAGTTTACATGTATAGCAACCACCAAGGATGCGACGGGGGACGCCTTTATTATG ATGGATGCTCTTGTATTGTTGTGAATGGAGATGTGGTTGCCCAAGGCTCACAGTTTTCCTTGAAGGATGTTGAATTGGTGGTTGCTCAAGTAGATCTAGATGCG GTTGCCAGTCTTAGAGGATCTATTAGTAGCTTTCAGGAACAAGCGAGTTGCAAACCAAAAGTTTCCTCTGTTGCAGTACATTACAAGCTCTGCCAGCCTTTTAAGCTTCAAATGTCACTGTCAAGTCCGCTTAAG ATTCAATACCATTCTCCTGAAGAGGAAATTGCTTTTGGGCCAGGCTGCTGGTTGTGGGATTATTTGAGAAGAAGTGGTGCATCTGGTTTTTTACTTCCACTTTCAGGTGGAGCAGATAGCTCTTCTGTTGCTGCCATAGTTGGTTGCATGTGCCAGCTAGTAGTAAAAG AGATATCAAATGGAGATGAACAAGTCAAAGCTGATGCTATAAGAATCGGCCATTACACTGATGGACAATTTCCAACAGACAGCAAAGAATTTGCGAGACGCATATTTTACACTGTTTTCATGGGATCTGAAAACAG TTCTAATGCGACAAGAACGAGGGCAAAGGTGCTTGCAGAAGAAATTGGGTCATGGCATCTTGATGTCTCAATAGATGGAGTGGTTTCTGCTCTGCTCTCTTTGTTTGAGACTCTTACAGGAAAACGACCACGCTACAAG GTAGATGGGGGGTCAAACATTGAAAACTTAGGGTTGCAAAATATTCAGGCTCGAATCAGAATGGTCTTAGCATTTATGCTAGCATCACTCTTGCCTTGGGTTCACCGCAAACCAGGTTTTTATCTGGTCTTAGGCAGCTCCAATGTGGATGAAGGGTTACGTGGTTACTTAACTAAG TATGATTGCAGTTCTGCTGATATAAATCCAATTGGAAGTATCAGCAAGCAGGACTTGCGAAGATTTTTGAGATGGGCTGCTGTCCATCTGGGTTACTCATCTTTGGCTGAGGTTGAAGCTGCTCCCCCTACTGCTGAACTGGAGCCAATACGATCAGATTACAGCCAG CTGGATGAAGTGGATATGGGAATGACATATGAAGAACTCTCAGTATATGGAAGGCTACGTAAGATTTTCCGCTGTGGACCTGTATCCATGTTCAAG AATCTTTGTTATAAATGGGGAACAAAGTTAACTCCATCAGAGATTGCTGACAAAGTGAAACATTTCTTCAAGTACTATTCGATCAATAGACACAAGATGACTGTTCTGACACCTTCCTATCACGCAGAG AGTTACTCCCCCGAGGACAATAGGTTCGATTTACGCCAATTCCTATACAATGCAAGTTGGCCATATCAGTTCCGCAAGATTGATGAACTTGTGCAGCAGTTAGATGGTGATAGAGTGGCTATTACAAAATCTACTGATCAGGTAAACGCTGGGGTCACGGTAGATGGTGGCATGGGAGTCGTAGCTGCAGGTTCAGGCAATCCAAGTGCTGGAGTTTAA